A genomic stretch from Bos mutus isolate GX-2022 chromosome 4, NWIPB_WYAK_1.1, whole genome shotgun sequence includes:
- the CCM2 gene encoding cerebral cavernous malformations 2 protein isoform X4, protein MEEEGKKGKKYLGQLTSIPGYLNPSSRTEILHFIDNAKRAHQLPGHLTQEHDAVISLSAYNVKLAWRDGEDTILRVPIHDIAAVSYVRDDASHLVVLKTAQDPGISPSQSLCAESSRGLTTGSLSESGVGPVEACCLVILAAESKVAAEELCSLLGQVFQIVYTESTIDFLDRAIFDGASTPTHHLSLHSDDSSTKVDMKEPYETEASTFSFPECAHAGGVSPLSFCMQTAPHAKTVSESELSATAAELLQDYMLTLRTKLSSQEIQQFAALLHEYRDGASVHEFCINLRQLYGDSRKFLLLGLRPFIPEKDSQHFENFLETIGVKDGRGIITDSFGRYRRATSSTSTSTSNGNRAAGSSDDQSVPSEGDEWDRMISDISNDIEALGCSMDQDSA, encoded by the exons TATTTAGGTCAGTTAACGTCCATACCAGGATACCTGAATCCTTCCAGTAGGACCGAAATCCTGCATTTCATAGACAATGCAAAG AGAGCCCACCAGCTCCCCGGACACCTGACCCAGGAGCATGACGCTGTGATCAGTCTGTCTGCCTACAACGTCAAGCTGGCCTGGAGGGACGGGGAGGACACCATCCTCAGGGTCCCCATCCATGACATTGCCGCTGTGTCCTATGTGCGAGATGACGCCTCACACCTGGTGGTCCTGAAGACAG CCCAGGATCCTGGCATCTCCCCCAGCCAGAGTTTGTGTGCAGAAAGTTCCCGAGGCCTCACCACAGGCTCCCTGTCGGAGAGTGGAGTGGGGCCTGTGGAGGCATGCTGCCTGGTGATCCTGGCCGCGGAGAGCAAG GTCGCCGCGGAAGAGCTGTGCTCCCTGCTTGGCCAGGTCTTCCAGATCGTGTACACGGAGTCCACCATTGACTTCCTGGACAGAGCCATATTTGATGGGGCCTCGACACCCACCCACCACCTATCCCTTCACAGTG ATGACTCTTCCACAAAGGTGGACATGAAGGAGCCATATGAGACGGAAGCCAGCACTTT CTCCTTCCCCGAGTGTGCACATGCAGGCGGCGTCTCGCCCTTGTCCTTCTGCATGCAGACGGCACCCCACGCCAAGACAGTCAGCGAGAGTGAGCTGAGTGCCACGGCTGCGGAGCTTCTGCAGGACTACATGCTCACG CTGCGCACCAAGCTGTCGTCGCAGGAGATCCAGCAGTTTGCAGCGCTGCTGCACGAATACCGTGACGGCGCCTCGGTGCACGAGTTCTGCATCAACCTGCGGCAGCTCTATGGGGACAGCCGCAAGTTCCTGCTGCTCG GTCTGCGGCCTTTCATCCCTGAGAAAGACAGCCAGCACTTCGAGAACTTCTTGGAGACCATTGGGGTGAAGGATGGCCGTGGGATCATCACGGACAGCTTCGGCAGGTACCGCCGGGCCACAagctccacctccacctccacctccaacGGGAACAGGGCCGCGGGCAGCTCTGACGACCAGTCCGTGCCCTCAGAGGGGGATGAGTGGGACCGCATGATCTCGGACATCAGCAATGACATCGAGGCGCTGGGTTGCAGCATGGATCAGGACTCGGCCTGA
- the CCM2 gene encoding cerebral cavernous malformations 2 protein isoform X3 yields the protein MHSNCRQRGRNQNSSREIPPQTDFPTGYPMENEYLGQLTSIPGYLNPSSRTEILHFIDNAKRAHQLPGHLTQEHDAVISLSAYNVKLAWRDGEDTILRVPIHDIAAVSYVRDDASHLVVLKTAQDPGISPSQSLCAESSRGLTTGSLSESGVGPVEACCLVILAAESKVAAEELCSLLGQVFQIVYTESTIDFLDRAIFDGASTPTHHLSLHSDDSSTKVDMKEPYETEASTFSFPECAHAGGVSPLSFCMQTAPHAKTVSESELSATAAELLQDYMLTLRTKLSSQEIQQFAALLHEYRDGASVHEFCINLRQLYGDSRKFLLLGLRPFIPEKDSQHFENFLETIGVKDGRGIITDSFGRYRRATSSTSTSTSNGNRAAGSSDDQSVPSEGDEWDRMISDISNDIEALGCSMDQDSA from the exons TATTTAGGTCAGTTAACGTCCATACCAGGATACCTGAATCCTTCCAGTAGGACCGAAATCCTGCATTTCATAGACAATGCAAAG AGAGCCCACCAGCTCCCCGGACACCTGACCCAGGAGCATGACGCTGTGATCAGTCTGTCTGCCTACAACGTCAAGCTGGCCTGGAGGGACGGGGAGGACACCATCCTCAGGGTCCCCATCCATGACATTGCCGCTGTGTCCTATGTGCGAGATGACGCCTCACACCTGGTGGTCCTGAAGACAG CCCAGGATCCTGGCATCTCCCCCAGCCAGAGTTTGTGTGCAGAAAGTTCCCGAGGCCTCACCACAGGCTCCCTGTCGGAGAGTGGAGTGGGGCCTGTGGAGGCATGCTGCCTGGTGATCCTGGCCGCGGAGAGCAAG GTCGCCGCGGAAGAGCTGTGCTCCCTGCTTGGCCAGGTCTTCCAGATCGTGTACACGGAGTCCACCATTGACTTCCTGGACAGAGCCATATTTGATGGGGCCTCGACACCCACCCACCACCTATCCCTTCACAGTG ATGACTCTTCCACAAAGGTGGACATGAAGGAGCCATATGAGACGGAAGCCAGCACTTT CTCCTTCCCCGAGTGTGCACATGCAGGCGGCGTCTCGCCCTTGTCCTTCTGCATGCAGACGGCACCCCACGCCAAGACAGTCAGCGAGAGTGAGCTGAGTGCCACGGCTGCGGAGCTTCTGCAGGACTACATGCTCACG CTGCGCACCAAGCTGTCGTCGCAGGAGATCCAGCAGTTTGCAGCGCTGCTGCACGAATACCGTGACGGCGCCTCGGTGCACGAGTTCTGCATCAACCTGCGGCAGCTCTATGGGGACAGCCGCAAGTTCCTGCTGCTCG GTCTGCGGCCTTTCATCCCTGAGAAAGACAGCCAGCACTTCGAGAACTTCTTGGAGACCATTGGGGTGAAGGATGGCCGTGGGATCATCACGGACAGCTTCGGCAGGTACCGCCGGGCCACAagctccacctccacctccacctccaacGGGAACAGGGCCGCGGGCAGCTCTGACGACCAGTCCGTGCCCTCAGAGGGGGATGAGTGGGACCGCATGATCTCGGACATCAGCAATGACATCGAGGCGCTGGGTTGCAGCATGGATCAGGACTCGGCCTGA
- the NACAD gene encoding NAC-alpha domain-containing protein 1, translated as MPGEAARAELLLPEAGGPGPRTDLSCDAAEATTPKGDRLEHCALTSGPSTLALTFLHGKPGARPPPEGASWDAGPGRAPSAWTVQAEGGPSPGPAEVRPTEGPLPASLEPRIVMGEETCQAAPLPRATMPELRDWEGGHANLNPPPEFCSQGDPPVPFPAPDSDSYFTPPSTPTKTASTLLPGPGPHRDAQDAQAELGDSPPASPTGSYITADGDSWASSPSCSLSLQALAEGLDVPSGWGFSPSGSVVDERELPPAGTPDSSSPESSLSADSSSSWGQEGHFFELDFLANDPMIPAYLLPFQGSLIFQVEAVEVTPLPHEEEEVEEEEQEEEQEVPLPRGDLAGEGEDDSTFASSLQSLSDLSITEGVDEAFAFRDDTSAASSDPDSASYTGVDDERLYSGEPHAQPATLLQDSPGEAASWGPELALGVSKGEAGQAAKNQEPISEIMRVGPAAAQVSSAMAPHIPQESLDLTGVSPQAQGEEPGSTMGPVPVAPIMSQPLQEGDTATLGPEPWILKREADLNSLQTLKEDTGQGFAAATSPEPQPEVDPAAFPPFQDAGIPWVQESASETSPEPQLEEEELTASSHLLPLELTASSHLLPLVQGSASEASPEPQSEEDLTASLPLKDEGLPLVQGSASEASPELQSEEEDLTASSTPQDAGLPLVQGSASEASPELQSEEKDLTASSTPQDAGLPLVQGSASEASPESQSEEEDLTASSTPQDAGLPLVQGSASEASPESQSEEDLTASSTPQDAGLPLVQESASEVSPEPQSEEDLTASLPLKDESLPLVQGSASEASPEPQSEDLTASSTPQDAGLPLVQESASEVSPEPQSEEDLIASLPLKDESLPLVQGSASEASPEPQSEDLTASLPLKDEGLPLVQGSASEASPEPQSEEDLTASPPLQDTDLPLVQGSVSEASPEPQSEEDLTASPPLQDAGLPLVQGSASDASPESQSEDLRASLHLQDAGLRLVQGSVSEVSPEPQSEEEDLTASPPLQDAGLPLVQGSASEASPEPQSEEEELTASLPLQDTGLHLVQGSASKASPELQSEEEVTASSPLQDTGLHLVQGSASKASPEPQSEEEELTASPPLQDTGLPLVHGSASEASPELQSEEVTASPPLQDTGLPLVQGSASDASSEPQSEEEELTASSHLQDAGLPLVQGSVSEASTEPQSEEDELTASLHLQDTGFSLVQGSASDASSEPQSEEEELTASSHLQDAGLPLVHGSASEASPELQSEEVTASPPLQDTGLPLVQGSASDASSEPQSEEELTASPPLQDAGLPLVQGSASKVSPEPQSEEEDLTASPPVKDAGLPLVQGSASDASSEPQSEEEELTASPTLQDAGLPLVQGSASEASSEPHSEEELTASPPLQDEGLPLVQGSASDASSEPQSEEEELTASPPLQDAGLPLVQGSASEASSEPQSEEEELTASPTLQDVGLPLVQGSASEASSEPHSEEELTASPPLQDAGLPLVQGSASEASSEPQSEEELTASPPLQDAGLPLVQESASKASSEPQSEEEELTASPTLQDAGLPLVQGSASEASSEPHSEEELTASPPLQDAGLPLVQGSASEASSEPQSEEGLTASPTLQDAGLPLVQGSASKASPELQSEVTASPPLQVAGLPLVQGSASDASSEPQSEEEELTASSHLQDAGLPLVQGSASEASPESQSEEEDLTASSPLKDAGLPLVQGSAFEASPEPHSEEEDLTASPPLQDAGLPLVQGSAFKASPEPHSEEEDLTASPPLQDAGLPFVQGSASEASSEPQSEEELTALPTLQDAGLPLVQGSASKASPEPQSEDLTASPPLQDAGLPFVQGSASETSPEPHSEEELTASPPLQDTGLPLVQGSASEASLEPHSEEELTASSPLQDAGLPLVQGSAFEASPEPHSEEEELIAFPPQQDAGLPSSQVSATSASPQALMTDTGCTQKTEPTTTAAHRKGRKTLGLRPAPEERDPDHTGGSDSLALDQIHLGGPDLPADARTPLEGDAGPSKPATEIPDTPKPFTAAQGPPKPDSSGEEVAEGILAPEQEACHDICAHGGDGAESSSPPKVALGVEHQGHEALKPVVHGPGVCPTASLEVGQLGPPSPVEEGRATLGHRLPMAVGSEAGLGSCSQSPSRAVPRLGGHCAKDPAPTSPLPLRQPKPVLGPGKGEQAQAALGVLGPSPLQPPESPIGGLPSAPQDRIQGPEPPAPGILMEAVPTPLASPAPCPCRGPREDLVEGAEPLGSPSHPPLRPRAQRAVAASSGITNPPGAGQVSLPPHPTLLSPKAAPKRGTHAKDPASRLSPPRQVPPGSGPRSPAGPRGLPATEQQDDGDSLEEDSPRALGSGQHSDSHGESSAELEEQDLPGPQTAQCPAQAPAGSGSEETVAKAKQSRSEKKARKAMSKLGLRQIQGVTRITIQKSKNILFVIAKPDVFKSPASDTYVVFGEAKIEDLSQQVHRAAAEKFKVPSEPSALVPESAPGPRVRPECEEEEEEEDEEEVDEAGLELRDIELVMAQANVSRAKAVRALRDNQSDIVNAIMVSGWPLRKCPAAVSARACPST; from the exons ATGCCCGGGGAGGCTGCCCGCGCCGAGCTGCTGCTGCCGGAGGCGGGCGGGCCGGGACCCCGCACAG ATCTGTCCTGTGATGCAGCTGAGGCTACCACCCCAAAGGGGGACCGGCTGGAGCACTGTGCCCTGACATCTGGGCCCAGCACCCTGGCTCTCACGTTCCTGCACGGCAAGCCTGGTGCCCGGCCCCCACCTGAGGGAGCCAGCTGGGATGCAGGGCCGGGCCGCGCCCCCTCAGCCTGGACAGTCCAGGCAGAGGGCGGCCCCAGTCCAGGGCCTGCTGAGGTTCGGCCTACTGAAGgtcctctcccagcctccctggaGCCCCGGATTGTCATGGGCGAGGAGACATGCCAGGCAGCCCCATTGCCCAGGGCAACCATGCCGGAGCTCAGGGACTGGGAGGGTGGGCATGCTAATTTGAACCCACCCCCCGAGTTCTGTTCTCAGGGTGACCCTCCTGTGCCTTTCCCCGCCCCAGACTCTGATTCCTACTTCacgcctccctccacccccaccaagaCAGCCTCCACCCTGCTCCCTGGCCCCGGGCCCCACAGGGACGCCCAGGATGCCCAGGCTGAGCTGGGGGACTCGCCGCCAGCCTCACCCACTGGCTCGTACATCACGGCAGATGGGGACAGCTGGGCCTCATCCCCATCCTGCTCCCTGAGCCTGCAGGCCCTGGCCGAAGGGCTGGATGTGCCCTCTGGCTGGGGCTTTTCTCCATCTGGATCTGTGGTCGATGAGAGGGAGCTGCCCCCTGCCGGGACCCCGGACAGCTCGTCCCCAGAGTCCAGCCTCTCAGCAGACAGCAGCTCTTCCTGGGGCCAGGAGGGCCACTTCTTCGAGCTGGACTTCTTGGCCAACGACCCGATGATCCCTGCTTACCTCCTGCCCTTCCAAGGCAGCCTGATTTTCCAGGTGGAGGCGGTGGAGGTGACACCCCTGCCCCacgaggaggaggaagtggaggaggaggagcaagaAGAGGAGCAGGAGGTCCCCCTCCCCAGAGGGGACCTAGCCGGGGAGGGCGAGGATGATAGCACATTCGCATCCtccctgcagtcactgtccgacCTGTCCATCACTGAGGGCGTGGACGAGGCCTTCGCCTTCCGGGATGACACCTCGGCTGCCTCCTCTGACCCCGACTCGGCATCCTACACGGGGGTGGATGATGAGAGGCTGTACAGTGGAGAGCCCCACGCACAGCCCGCCACACTGCTCCAGGACAGCCCTGGGGAGGCTGCCTCCTGGGGCCCAGAGCTCGCTCTTGGGGTGTCCAAGGGAGAGGCTGGCCAGGCTGCCAAGAATCAGGAACCCATCTCCGAGATAATGAGGGTGGGTCCCGCTGCAGCCCAGGTGTCTTCTGCTATGGCCCCTCACATTCCACAGGAATCTCTGGACCTCACTGGGGTGAGCCCTCAGGCCCAGGGAGAAGAGCCAGGCTCCACCATGGGGCCAGTACCTGTTGCCCCAATCATGTCTCAGCCCCTGCAGGAGGGAGATACTGCTACTTTAGGCCCAGAGCCCTGGATTTTGAAGAGAGAAGCAGACCTCAACTCTCTACAAACCCTGAAGGAAGACACAGGCCAGGGGTTTGCCGCTGCAACCAGCCCTGAACCCCAGCCAGAAGTGGACCCAGCAGCATTCCCACCCTTTCAGGATGCAGGTATCCCCTGGGTCCAGGAATCTGCCTCCGAGACCAGCCCTGAGCCCCAGCTGGAAGAAGAGGAGCTGACAGCATCCTCACACCTGCTCCCCTTG GAGCTGACAGCATCCTCACACCTGCTCCCCTTGGTCCAGGGATCTGCCTCTGAAGCTAGCCCAGAGCCCCAGTCAGAAGAAGATCTGACAGCATCCTTACCCCTGAAGGATGAAGGTCTCCCCTTGGTCCAGGGATCTGCCTCTGAAGCTAGTCCGGAGCTCCAGTCAGAAGAAGAAGATCTGACAGCATCCTCAACCCCGCAGGATGCAGGTCTCCCCTTGGTCCAGGGATCTGCCTCTGAAGCTAGCCCGGAGCTCCAGTCAGAAGAAAAAGATCTGACAGCATCCTCAACCCCGCAGGATGCAGGTCTCCCCTTGGTCCAGGGATCTGCCTCTGAAGCTAGCCCGGAGTCCCAGTCAGAAGAAGAAGATCTGACAGCATCCTCAACCCCTCAGGATGCAGGTCTCCCCTTGGTCCAGGGATCTGCCTCTGAAGCTAGCCCGGAGTCCCAGTCAGAAGAAGATCTGACAGCATCCTCAACCCCTCAGGATGCAGGTCTCCCCTTGGTCCAGGAATCTGCATCTGAGGTCAGCCCTGAGCCTCAGTCAGAAGAAGATCTAACAGCATCCTTACCCCTGAAAGATGAAAGTCTCCCCTTGGTCCAGGGATCTGCCTCTGAGGCCAGCCCAGAGCCCCAGTCAGAAGATCTGACAGCATCCTCAACCCCTCAGGATGCAGGTCTCCCCTTGGTCCAGGAATCTGCATCTGAGGTCAGCCCTGAGCCTCAGTCAGAAGAAGATCTAATAGCATCCTTACCCCTGAAAGATGAAAGTCTCCCCTTGGTCCAGGGATCTGCCTCTGAGGCCAGCCCAGAGCCCCAGTCAGAAGATCTGACAGCATCCTTACCCCTGAAGGATGAAGGTCTCCCCTTGGTCCAGGGATCTGCCTCTGAGGCCAGCCCAGAGCCCCAGTCAGAAGAGGACCTGacagcctccccacccctgcaggaCACAGATCTCCCCTTGGTCCAGGGATCTGTCTCTGAGGCCAGCCCTGAGCCCCAGTCAGAAGAAGATCTcacagcctccccacccctgcaggaTGCAGGTCTCCCCTTGGTCCAGGGATCTGCTTCCGATGCCAGCCCTGAGTCCCAGTCAGAAGATCTAAGAGCATCCTTACACCTGCAGGATGCTGGTCTCCGCTTGGTCCAGGGATCTGTCTCTGAGGTCAGCCCTGAGCCCCAATCAGAAGAAGAAGATCTcacagcctccccacccctgcaggaTGCAGGTCTCCCCTTGGTCCAAGGATCTGCTTCTGAGGCCAGCCCTGAGCCCCAGTCAGAAGAAGAGGAACTGACAGCATCCTTACCCCTGCAGGACACAGGTCTCCACTTGGTCCAGGGATCTGCCTCCAAGGCCAGCCCTGAGCTCCAGTCAGAAGAAGAAGTGACAGCATCCTCACCCCTGCAGGACACAGGTCTCCACTTGGTCCAGGGATCTGCCTCCAAGGCCAGCCCTGAACCCCAGTCAGAAGAAGAGGAGCTGacagcctccccacccctgcaggaCACAGGTCTCCCCTTGGTCCATGGATCTGCCTCTGAGGCCAGCCCTGAGCTCCAGTCAGAAGAAGTGACAGCATCCCCACCCCTGCAGGACACAGGTCTCCCCTTGGTCCAGGGATCTGCCTCCGATGCCAGCTCAGAGCCCCAGTCAGAAGAAGAGGAGCTGACAGCATCTTCGCATCTGCAGGACGCAGGTCTCCCCTTGGTCCAGGGATCTGTTTCTGAGGCCAGCACTGAGCCCCAGTCAGAAGAAGACGAGCTGACAGCATCCTTGCACCTGCAGGACACAGGTTTCTCCTTGGTCCAGGGATCTGCCTCCGATGCCAGCTCAGAGCCCCAGTCAGAAGAAGAGGAGCTGACAGCATCTTCGCATCTGCAGGACGCAGGTCTCCCCTTGGTCCATGGATCTGCCTCCGAGGCCAGCCCTGAGCTCCAGTCAGAAGAAGTGACAGCATCCCCACCCCTGCAGGACACAGGTCTCCCCTTGGTCCAGGGATCTGCCTCCGATGCCAGCTCAGAGCCCCAGTCAGAAGAGGAGCTGacagcctccccacccctgcaggaCGCAGGACTTCCCTTGGTCCAGGGATCTGCATCTAAGGTCAGCCCTGAGCCCCAGTCAGAAGAAGAAGACCTGACAGCCTCCCCACCCGTGAAGGATGCAGGTCTCCCCTTGGTCCAGGGATCTGCCTCCGATGCCAGCTCAGAGCCCCAGTCAGAAGAAGAGGAGCTGACAGCCTCCCCAACTCTGCAGGACGCAGGTCTCCCCTTGGTCCAGGGATCTGCATCTGAGGCCAGCTCAGAGCCCCACTCAGAAGAGGAGCTGacagcctccccacccctgcaggaTGAAGGTCTCCCCTTGGTCCAGGGATCTGCCTCCGATGCCAGCTCAGAGCCCCAGTCAGAAGAAGAGGAGCTGacagcctccccacccctgcaggaTGCAGGTCTCCCCTTGGTCCAGGGATCTGCCTCCGAGGCCAGCTCAGAGCCCCAGTCAGAAGAAGAGGAGCTGACAGCCTCCCCAACTCTGCAGGACGTAGGTCTCCCCTTGGTCCAGGGATCTGCATCTGAGGCCAGCTCAGAGCCCCACTCAGAAGAGGAGCTGacagcctccccacccctgcaggaCGCAGGTCTCCCCTTGGTCCAGGGATCTGCCTCCGAGGCCAGCTCAGAGCCCCAATCAGAAGAGGAGCTGacagcctccccacccctgcaggaTGCAGGTCTCCCCTTGGTCCAGGAATCTGCCTCCAAGGCCAGCTCAGAGCCCCAGTCAGAAGAAGAGGAGCTAACAGCCTCCCCAACTCTGCAGGACGCAGGTCTCCCCTTGGTCCAGGGATCTGCATCTGAGGCCAGCTCAGAGCCCCACTCAGAAGAGGAGCTGacagcctccccacccctgcaggaCGCAGGTCTCCCCTTGGTCCAGGGATCTGCCTCCGAGGCCAGCTCAGAGCCCCAATCAGAAGAGGGGCTGACAGCATCCCCAACTCTGCAGGATGCAGGTCTCCCCTTGGTCCAGGGATCTGCCTCCAAGGCCAGCCCTGAGCTCCAGTCAGAAGTGACAGCATCCCCACCCCTGCAGGTTGCTGGTCTCCCCTTGGTCCAGGGATCTGCCTCCGATGCCAGCTCAGAGCCCCAGTCAGAAGAAGAGGAGCTGACAGCATCTTCACATCTGCAGGACGCAGGTCTCCCCTTGGTCCAGGGATCTGCCTCCGAGGCCAGCCCTGAATCCCAGTCAGAAGAAGAAGATCTCACAGCCTCCTCACCCCTGAAGGACGCGGGTCTCCCCTTGGTCCAGGGATCAGCCTTCGAGGCCAGCCCGGAGCCCCACTCAGAAGAAGAAGATCTcacagcctccccacccctgcaggaCGCAGGTCTCCCCTTGGTCCAGGGATCAGCCTTCAAGGCCAGCCCGGAGCCCCACTCAGAAGAAGAAGATCTcacagcctccccacccctgcaggaCGCAGGTCTCCCCTTCGTCCAGGGATCAGCCTCCGAGGCCAGCTCAGAGCCCCAGTCAGAAGAGGAGCTGACAGCATTGCCAACTCTGCAGGACGCAGGTCTCCCCTTGGTCCAGGGATCTGCGTCCAAGGCCAGCCCTGAGCCCCAGTCAGAAGATCTCACAGCCTCACCACCCCTGCAGGACGCAGGTCTCCCCTTCGTCCAGGGATCAGCCTCCGAGACCAGCCCTGAGCCCCACTCAGAAGAGGAGCTGacagcctccccacccctgcaggaCACAGGTCTCCCCTTGGTCCAGGGATCAGCCTCTGAGGCCAGCCTGGAGCCCCACTCAGAAGAGGAGCTGACAGCCTCCTCACCCCTGCAGGATGCAGGTCTCCCCTTGGTCCAGGGATCAGCCTTCGAGGCCAGCCCAGAGCCCCACTCAGAAGAAGAGGAGCTGATAGCCTTCCCGCCCCAGCAGGATGCAGGTCTCCCCTCCAGTCAAGTATCTGCCACCAGTGCCAGCCCTCAAGCCCTGATGACTGACACAGGCTGTACCCAAAAGACAGAGCCCACAACCACTGCAGCccataggaaaggaagaaagacccTGGGACTGAGGCCAGCGCCTGAGGAAAGAGACCCAGACCACACTGGAGGATCAGACTCTCTGGCCTTGGATCAGATACATCTGGGTGGCCCAGACCTACCTGCAGATGCTCGGACACCCTTGGAGGGAGATGCAGGCCCCTCCAAGCCTGCCACAGAGATCCCAGACACACCTAAGCCTTTCACAGCCGCCCAAGGTCCCCCAAAGCCTGACTCCAGCGGGGAGGAAGTAGCCGAGGGCATTTTGGCACCTGAGCAGGAAGCCTGTCATGATATCTGTGCACATGGGGGTGATGGAGCTGAGTCCAGCTCACCCCCAAAGGTGGCCCTGGGGGTTGAGCACCAGGGGCATGAGGCCCTAAAGCCAGTGGTTCATGGCCCAGGGGTGTGTCCTACTGCCAGCCTAGAGGTTGGCCAGTTGGGGCCCCCAAGCccagtggaggagggaagggccacTCTTGGGCACAGGCTTCCCATGGCTGTGGGCtcagaggctgggctgggctccTGCTCACAGTCTCCTTCAAGAGCTGTGCCCAGGCTGGGAGGGCACTGTGCCAAAGATCCTGCCCCAACATCTCCACTGCCCTTGAGGCAGCCAAAGCCTGTGCTGGGCCCGGGCAAGGGAGAGCAGGCTCAGGCAGCACTTGGAGTCCTTGGCCCCTCCCCACTGCAGCCTCCAGAAAGCCCCATAGGGGGCCTGCCCAGTGCACCCCAAGACAGGATCCAGGGCCCTGAGCCCCCTGCTCCTGGTATCCTCATGGAGGCAGTCCCAACCCCCCTGGcatcccctgccccctgcccttgCCGGGGCCCCCGGGAAGACTTGGTGGAGGGCGCGGAGCCCCTGGGTTCTCCGAGCCACCCACCACTTCGGCCAAGAGCCCAGCGGGCGGTGGCCGCCTCCTCAGGGATCACAAACCCCCCTGGGGCTGGGCAGGtcagcctcccaccccaccccaccctcctcagCCCCAAGGCAGCCCCCAAGAGGGGTACCCATGCCAAAGACCCGGCCTCGAGGCTCTCGCCCCCTCGCCAAGTGCCTCCTGGCTCTGGGCCCCGGAGCCCAGCCGGCCCTCGAGGGCTCCCAGCCACCGAGCAGCAGGATGACGGTGACAGTTTGGAGGAAG ACTCACCCCGCGCTCTGGGCTCCGGCCAGCACTCGGACAGCCACGGGGAGTCGTCAGCTGAGCTGGAGGAGCAGGACCTCCCAGGACCACAGACTGCACAGTGCCCAGCCCAG GCACCAGCCGGCAGCGGGAGCGAGGAGACGGTTGCCAAAGCCAAGCAGAGTCGCAGTGAGAAGAAGGCCCGAAAG GCGATGTCCAAGCTGGGCTTACGACAGATCCAGGGGGTCACCAGGATCACCATCCAGAAGTCCAAGAACATCCTCTTTGTCATTGCCAAGCCCGATGTCTTTAAGAGCCCAGCCTCAGACACCTACGTGGTCTTCGGCGAGGCCAAG ATCGAGGACCTGTCGCAGCAGGTGCACAGAGCTGCGGCTGAGAAGTTCAAAGTGCCCTCGGAGCCCTCCGCCCTGGTGCCCGAGTCAGCACCTGGGCCGAGGGTGAGACCCGAgtgcgaggaggaggaggaggaggaagacgagGAGGAG GTGGATGAGGCAGGACTGGAGCTGCGGGACATTGAGCTGGTGATGGCGCAGGCCAACGTGTCAAGGGCCAAGGCTGTGCGGGCCCTGAGGGACAACCAGAGTGACATCGTCAACGCCATCATGGTGAGTGGCTGGCCCCTTCGCAAATGCCCTGCTGCTGTCTCTGCCAGGGCCTGTCCCTCAACATGA